Proteins encoded together in one Aeromonas encheleia window:
- the yfbV gene encoding terminus macrodomain insulation protein YfbV, whose protein sequence is MSMNIFGTKLQQGRHYMTLWPRRPELNSLFPENRVIKATEFALKTIPALAVFSVMLQFQFGELHYWPSVMASVLFLLSLPLQGYYWLGQRADTRLPPSLASWYREINGKMNEQGGHRQLVARPRYEELADTLNAAFKQLDKSFLYE, encoded by the coding sequence ATGAGCATGAACATTTTTGGAACTAAGTTACAGCAAGGCCGTCATTATATGACTCTTTGGCCGCGCCGTCCCGAGCTTAATTCCCTGTTCCCCGAGAATCGGGTGATCAAGGCCACCGAGTTTGCCCTCAAGACCATCCCTGCGCTCGCCGTGTTCAGCGTCATGTTGCAGTTCCAGTTTGGCGAGCTGCATTATTGGCCTTCGGTCATGGCCTCTGTGCTGTTTCTGCTCAGCCTGCCGCTGCAGGGTTACTACTGGCTTGGCCAGCGCGCCGACACCCGGCTCCCTCCCTCCCTTGCCAGCTGGTACCGGGAGATCAACGGCAAGATGAACGAGCAGGGCGGTCACCGCCAGCTGGTGGCGCGGCCCCGTTATGAGGAGCTGGCCGATACCCTCAATGCCGCCTTCAAGCAGCTGGATAAATCCTTCCTCTACGAATGA